The Actinomycetota bacterium genomic interval TGTCGGGGTCGCTGAGCACGTGGTAGCGGTACAGCGCGTCCCGCAGGCGCGCCCGCAGTTCGTCGACCCGCCTGGCAGCCTCCTCGGCCGGAACTGGCACCCGTCCCCCTTCGGCTCGGCGCTCATCCTGGGCATCCAGTATCGCCCACCCGCGCCACGATTGGCCCCCGCCGCCCACAGCCCGGGTGATCCGACGGGGCCTGCTGCTGCTGTGCGCCGTGAGCCTGCTCGCGGTCCCCACCGTCGCCAACGGCCGCCAGGTCGACGACCTGTACCGCTCCGACGACGCCGTACGGCGCGACGACCGCCGGAGCCTGCAGGTGGTCGGGCTGACCACCGACGGCCGGCTGGTCCGGTTCGACGCCGCCACGCCCGGCCGGACCCAGGGCATCGGCAAGGTCAAGGGCCTGGCCGGCGACCAGTCGCTGGTCGGCGTCGACTACCGCGTCCAGGACGGCAGGCTCTACGGCGTCGGCAACGCCCGGCGCGCTCGACCAGGGCTGATCCCAGCTCCCCGGCGCCGGCCCTCCCCCAAGGGAATGGTGTTCCACCGGGGGCGAACCCGCGCGGGTCGCCATATGCTGGGCGTCGTGTTCGCGTCCTTGGGTCGGTTCGTATACCGGCGGCGGGTGCCGGTGGCGCTCGCCTGGGTGCTGGTCCTTGGGGTGGGGCTCGGGGTCGGCGGCGAGGTGTTCGGCCGGCTCGGGACGGGCAGCGGGCTGCGCGACGACGCCGAGTCGGTGGTCGTCGCCGACCTGCTGAGCCGGGTCGCGGGCGGCGGGTCGGGGATCAACGGGCTGGTCGACGGGCGCCCGGCCGACGACCCGGCGTTCCAGGCCGAGATCGGCGACGCCGTCGACGACCTGGAGGCCATCGACGGGGTCGAGCGGGTCACCGGCCCCTGGATCGACGGAGAGCCGGTGCCCGGCCTGGTCGCGCGGGACGGGCAGGCGGTGCTGATCCGGGTGGCGATGGTGACCGACCTGCGCGGGGCCGAGCACGAGCGGGCCGTGGAGCGGGTGGTGGAGCGGCTCCAGGCCGTCGACGCGCCCCGGGTGCTGGTCGGCGGCGAGGAACGGGCCCGCGAGGAGTTCCAGCACCAGGCCCAGGAGGACCTGGAACGGGGCGAGACCCTGGCCCTGCCGGTGATGGTGGTGCTGCTGTTCCTCGTGTTCCGGGGGTTCGTGGCCGCCGTCACCCCCCTGCTGGTGGCGCTGGTGGCCGTGGCCGGGGCGCTGCTGATCCTGCTCGGGGTGAGCGAGGTCGCCGACATCTCCGCCTACTCGGTCAACGTCGTCACCATGCTCGGCCTGGGCCTGGCCGTCGACTACTCCCTGCTGGTGGTCAGCCGCTTCCGCGAGGAGCGGGGAGCCGGGTTCGAGCTCCCCGAGGCGATCGAGCGCACCCTGGCCACGGCCGGCCGGACGGTGGCCTTCTCCGGGCTGACCGTGGCCGCCGCCCTGTGCGGGCTGCTCGCCTTCGCCGAGCCGTTCCTGCGCTCGCTGGCCTGGGGCGGGATCGGGGTGGTGCTGGTGGCCATGGTGGCCGCCGTCACCCTGGTCCCGGCCCTGCTCGGCCTCTGGGGGCGGCGGATCCGGCCGGCCCCGGCCCACCTCCAGTCCGACCATGGGACGTTCTACCGGCTGTCGCGGCTGGTGCAGCGCTACGCTCCGGCGATCGTGGTCCTGGTCGCCGCCGTGCTGGTGCTGTTCGCCCTGCCCTTCCGCCACGCCCGGCTGGAGAACTCGGGCCTGGAGTCGCTGCCCCGCTCCTCGGAGTCGCGCCAGCTGTTCGAGACGGTCGAGGCCCGCTTCCAGGACGGCGGCACCGACCCGGTGGTGGTCGTGGTCGAGTCGGTCCCCGGCTCCCCGCTGGTCGCCGACTTCCTGCGCCGGGTCGAGCAGCTGCCCGGGGTGGCCAGGGTCGAGCCCCGCCCGGTCCCGCCGCCGCTCACCGTGCTCGACGTCATCCCCGAGGGCACCAGCGAGGGGCCGGTGGCGACCGGGCTGGTCGAGCGGATCCGCGAGCTGGAGCGGCCGGCCGCCGTCGGGGTCACCGGCCCCGCCGCCTTCCTGGTCGACTACCGCGACTCGCTGACCGGGCGGCTGCCGTACGCGCTCGGGCTGATCGTGCTGGCCACCTTCGCGCTGCTGTTCCTGATGACCGGGTCGGTGGTGGTGCCGGTCAAGGCGATCGTCATGAACGTGCTGTCGCTGGGGGCCAGCTTCGGCGCCCTGGTCTGGGTGTTCCAGGACGGCCACCTGTCGGGGCTGCTCGGCTTCGACGCGCCGGGCATGGTCGACATCACCGTCCCGGTGCTGATCTTCGTGTTCGCCTTCGGCCTGTCCATGGACTACGAGGTGTTCCTGCTCTCGCGGATCAAGGAGGCCTGGGACCAGACCGGCGACAACGACCGGGCGGTCGCCCTCGGGCTGCAGCGCACCGGGCGGATCGTGACCTCGGCGGCGGCCCTGATCGTGATCGTGTTCCTCGGCTTCGCGGCCGGGGAGCTGCTGACCATCAAGGAGGTCGGCCTGGGCATGGCCATCGCCGTCGTGCTCGACGCCACCGTGGTCAGGATGCTGCTGGTCCCGGCGACCATGAAGCTGATGGGCCGCTGGAACTGGTGGGCCCCGCCGTCCCTGCGCCGGCTCCACGACCGCTTCGGGCTGGCCGAGCAGCCGCTCCCGCCTCCCCGGGCCGCCGAGGAGGAGCGGGTAGGCTCGCTCCATGCCGGTTCCTGACGCGCGGCGCAACGGCGCGGTCCAGCTGGTCGTCACCGACCTGGACGGCACCCTGTCCGACGCCGACGAGCGCATCCACCCGGCCTCGGTGCGGGCGGTCCGCGAGCTGGAGGCGGCCGGGATCCCGGTGCTGGTGGCCACCGGCCGGCGGCTGCGCATGACCTTGGCGGTGCTGGAGGCGGGCGGCCTGACCGGGCCGGCGGTGGTGCTCGATGGCGCCCTCGGGCTCGACCTGCGCGACGGCCGGGTGTTCCACCAGGTGGCGTTCCCGCCTGCGGCCGCCGTGCGGGCGCTGGCGGCGTTCACCACCGCCGGCCTGAGCCCGTGCGTCTACGTCGACCGGCCCGGGGTGGACCTGGTCGTCGGCGACCACCCCTCGACCAACCCCGGCCACCTGGCCCGGGCCCGGCCCTGGGTGGCCGTCGACGACCTGGGCCGCGTGGTCGCCGACGAGCCCGTGTACACGTTCGCGGTGGTCGGCCGGCCCGCGGCCCTGCTCGAACCGGTCCTCCGGGAGGTCGGCGCGGCGGGCAGCGCCAGCATCGTCCCCGACCTGATCTACGGCGGCTTCACCCTCCAGGTACGACCCCCGGACATCAGCAAGTGGAGCGGGGTCCTGGCCTACTGCGCCGAGCAGGGCATCGACCCGGCCCGCGTCCTGGCCGTCGGCGACGGCGCCAACGACCTCGAGCTGCTCGACGCCGCCGCCGTGGCCTGCGCCGTCGCCACCGCCACCCCGGACGTCCTGGCCCGGGCCGACCACGTCATCGGCCCCCCGTCCAGCGGCGGCTGGGCCGCCGTCCTCGACCTTGTCGGCCGCCCCGGCGCCCCCGGCTGACGCCCCGGGTCCTCAGTCGTCGTCGTCGCCGCCGCCGTCGTCGTCATCGTCGTCGCCGCCCGGGCAGCCGGCCAGGAGCACGGCCGCGGTGGCCGCGGCGAGGGAGCGGCCGGCGACCCGGAAGAAGGCGCGGCGGCTCGTGGGCGCTTCCATGGTCAGACCTCCTCCTCGGTTCCCCCGCTGCGAAACGCACCCTAACATCGCACTCGGATCGATATAGTGCTCGGATGGATGCGAGGGGGCGGGCCATGGCCTT includes:
- a CDS encoding MMPL family transporter, producing MIRRGLLLLCAVSLLAVPTVANGRQVDDLYRSDDAVRRDDRRSLQVVGLTTDGRLVRFDAATPGRTQGIGKVKGLAGDQSLVGVDYRVQDGRLYGVGNARRARPGLIPAPRRRPSPKGMVFHRGRTRAGRHMLGVVFASLGRFVYRRRVPVALAWVLVLGVGLGVGGEVFGRLGTGSGLRDDAESVVVADLLSRVAGGGSGINGLVDGRPADDPAFQAEIGDAVDDLEAIDGVERVTGPWIDGEPVPGLVARDGQAVLIRVAMVTDLRGAEHERAVERVVERLQAVDAPRVLVGGEERAREEFQHQAQEDLERGETLALPVMVVLLFLVFRGFVAAVTPLLVALVAVAGALLILLGVSEVADISAYSVNVVTMLGLGLAVDYSLLVVSRFREERGAGFELPEAIERTLATAGRTVAFSGLTVAAALCGLLAFAEPFLRSLAWGGIGVVLVAMVAAVTLVPALLGLWGRRIRPAPAHLQSDHGTFYRLSRLVQRYAPAIVVLVAAVLVLFALPFRHARLENSGLESLPRSSESRQLFETVEARFQDGGTDPVVVVVESVPGSPLVADFLRRVEQLPGVARVEPRPVPPPLTVLDVIPEGTSEGPVATGLVERIRELERPAAVGVTGPAAFLVDYRDSLTGRLPYALGLIVLATFALLFLMTGSVVVPVKAIVMNVLSLGASFGALVWVFQDGHLSGLLGFDAPGMVDITVPVLIFVFAFGLSMDYEVFLLSRIKEAWDQTGDNDRAVALGLQRTGRIVTSAAALIVIVFLGFAAGELLTIKEVGLGMAIAVVLDATVVRMLLVPATMKLMGRWNWWAPPSLRRLHDRFGLAEQPLPPPRAAEEERVGSLHAGS
- a CDS encoding HAD family hydrolase; the encoded protein is MPVPDARRNGAVQLVVTDLDGTLSDADERIHPASVRAVRELEAAGIPVLVATGRRLRMTLAVLEAGGLTGPAVVLDGALGLDLRDGRVFHQVAFPPAAAVRALAAFTTAGLSPCVYVDRPGVDLVVGDHPSTNPGHLARARPWVAVDDLGRVVADEPVYTFAVVGRPAALLEPVLREVGAAGSASIVPDLIYGGFTLQVRPPDISKWSGVLAYCAEQGIDPARVLAVGDGANDLELLDAAAVACAVATATPDVLARADHVIGPPSSGGWAAVLDLVGRPGAPG